In Quercus lobata isolate SW786 unplaced genomic scaffold, ValleyOak3.0 Primary Assembly Scq3eQI_2010, whole genome shotgun sequence, the genomic stretch taaataaataaataaattactagATAATAATATCAtctctaaaacaaaaaaatttgaagagtaTAAGTCTGACCAAATAAATTGCCAATGCTATAGAAGAAAACATATCAAAAATGctatagattttcttttttttttagaagaaaggaaaaaaaaaacatgttatagATTAAATGCATTGTTtctataatttaataaaaaaattgcattgtttagttttttttttttttttaaaaaaaaaggtattgaaTACGTTcttttaataaacaaaaaaagaaaaagaaaaaaaggtatgTTCAGACTTGGACTTGGTCACATACTCACATGACCTGATGGATAGGTGAGGATAAATTCTTTCCCTCCAAATAAATTCCTCATTCAAGATTTCTACGCAACTGGAAGAACATCTTTTGCTATGTTCTACCACAGTTGTGGGAGAAACCAACCAGCCATCATAACTAAGCTACTGTGTTCCTGTAAAACCAAATAGAGTATAGAAACACCAACAACCACTgccaaaaacaaagaattaacATAAACAAAGCACCCGATCCTTTACATTAAAGCAATGTTTATATGTATAAATCCAAAACTATTCCCAGTTGGTCATTTAGTGGCACACTACACGGCTTTAGGCCCCAACACCTCATAGCTAGAGAGACTAATTACACAATGATGTGTGTGCGTATGTTGGATGGATATATTTATTGACTGTAGGATTTGATGTGGACTGTTAACAGTTATTCATCACATGGAGGAATCACACTGGAAactgtcataatttttttatcattctgCATTCCTATAAGTGAGCAActgtcattattttttcttcctcttaaaagaaaatcaaatcataacctAAGGAAATCAGGCACACCACAACTTCATCAGCATATCAGGATTCTCTTTATTTGCCTCGCTTCATGGTTCTGATTTAGTAAATCTATGAGTGTACATGAGCGCCACATAAtttaaagagaaatgttatatccacaatattttcacaataaatcaaaAATGGCAGATTGTTATTggcaaacaaaaaattaattttagtagtgtgtttaaattaaaaccagtaacaacttactaccaaagatttattgtgaaaatgttataaacgcagaacatttttaatttaaaacttcaTTCCACCAAATAATGAATGCTAAACTGATTTACTGATTTCAAAATGATGTGATACTATTACTTACCTTTAGATTTGTTAACTACTAAATCTTTCCCGTAAAATGAactctctccatttcaaagCAAATTGGGAGGCTCTTTTTGTTTCATGAGTATATTCAGCATCATGAACCTTGGCAAGAAAATCTACTTCCACATTTCAATCAAAATACACAGTATTGTGTGGCTGAACTTTGGTTTCGTCTATCTATTCAGTTgttccttttctatttttctataaagttgttgacaaaaataaaaaatttacctaaTTGACTTCCTCGGCTTTGTCAATATAACTCTGCATCAGCATCTTGAAATGTTTGCACCACCCTGGCTAGAGAATCGATAGATTAAGAGGCGCCTGTTGGCATTCCATACTTCTCCTTAAAAGGCCTATCCAAAACAGAAACAATCCAATTCCTGAAGCATGACTTATCcgcacacaaaacaaaaaaaataaaagtcttatAGCAAAAGAGTCAGGAATAGCACTCATACCTAACAAACTTCTAGCCTATAGACTATTGAGTTGATTTGAACTTCAAACTATAAACTTATATCTATGCCCAAATGGAGTTCACACACACTAAAACTACCCATAACATTCATGGCAGACTCAAGTGTGACTCCAATCAGTTTGGTTAGCTTCAATGAGAACCAAATCACTCATAACATGGCAGATCCAGTGATCATATGTTTTATGTGTGTCATCCTTGAGGAGGGGCAATGTTAATCTTCTCTGTATTGTTCCAATTTCATTGAAAACACAAAGCCAGCACTTAAGGTCAGCGGATAGGGCCTGGGAAATCATGACTATTATTTGGGGCGACGTTTATATCAATAAATGGGACACAAaatttgtcacaattttttccACAATTATTTAAAAGTGATTTATCATGAGTGGTGGACAATTGTTATTACATAGacccatcttttctttttcctttttcactaTCAACAAAATTGTGGCAAAATTTGTCCCTAGACAGCTAGACTTATTGTGTAGCACCATTCTTTTTTCTCCccacttaattaaaaaaacactcCTACCATTTAAGAGTTCTTTGTTTAATATATAGGATTAGAGTTCACATGAGATTCAACCAATCAAGTGAttattcaataataatatcttcttttgTGATGCCCCCATATATGTAATTCCAACCCACCTCCACCTCTCCCCTATTTATCTATCTCCCATGAATAAGAATACATATTGCTCATGATTACCATAGGGCAATATGTAAGTGCCTCAAAATTAGTTTTGGAGGAGATCCAAATTATTGAATTTCACATCATTATTGGAGGCACAATATTCATTTCAAATGGCTTAGAGCAACCCAAAACTTAGGCTTTTCCCCCATTCTAATCTACaatatccttttcttttttccccttttttcccccaaacagaaaaaaatttactcattctcaaaaaaataagtttaccAAACATAAAACCAAGATAATCACAAACGAATGATACGAACAGTCCTGCCTAAAAGCATCTACCATAACAAAAGGCTAAGCAATTGAGCTCAGAAACCCCTCAAACCCCATACGCAGAGCCCACATACTCAACTCAAGAGCTAGGGAGTAAACTTTCCCCTACAAACccatttgaaagttgaaacgaACCACTCTGATCCTTTCTCAACCTCCTAATCTCCTCAACCATATTGATCACCTGCCATGTAAACTTGGGTTGATTAAACCATCCATGGAAGCTTTGGAGTCAACTTCAAAAACCATGACCTGCCATCATTCCTCCCTTGCTAGCTCAATGGCCCATCCCTATTAACTTCTGCTAGTTCAGTCCACATGGACACTTCTACCACAAAAAATTTGCTGGGCAAAACATGTGTAGAACACAAAGGAAGTTCTCATTTGAGTAACAGTTATCATTCTAATCACATCTCATTAGGTTTTAATTAACAACTGCAACTGGATACTAGTAAATTATATCATTCCACTGCttaaaagtgaaatttaaaGTAGCTTATGTGTGCAAAGCATCAATGCAATCAAAAGTCAAACAGTATCCATTCCTCTTTCATAGCAAAGTCACCAGTAAGCAAACATTTTTAACCTACATATTCCTTCAACTTCACAAGTGAAGTCTATCTAGGATTAAGAGAAGTTAAAtacaaaatcacaaatttttcttcaattatctATTTGAGAATCTAGACTTTGAATCTTCTCCCACAAATATGGCTGCAAAAATCATCATTTCATTCTTGCTCCAGAACAAATAAAAACCATACCCAGTGCTCATTGGCACATAGCTGTAGATTCCAAAACTTCATTGTTAGGAAATGGCAACGCCACAGAGTAGGAGATGGTGGCAAATCAACCAGATCCAACAGGAATTACATGGACCATAACCTTACATAATTAAGTTCAACCTTGCTCCAAAGGGTGAATATAGttccaaatttccaataatCTTACTGCTGAAAATGCTTCAACATCTTAAGGATCTGAGGTTTTCTCCTTTTAAGGACATCATGGGAAGGTAATTTGCAACTACTTTCCGAGCTGGGATGGAAGGGGCTCATCCAACTGAAATTTGAACCATATCAAGAAAGACTAATTCCACAGTATTGAACACACCTGCGGTGGATAAATTCCTCATCAAATTGCTAAACTCTAGAAAGGTTGCTCTATCTATAGGATGGCAAGggatcttatattttatttctgcATTCATATATGTAAAGAAACTAtcatcatattttcttcctcGTTGAAAAGGAAAATCATAATCTTAAATTATCTGAGGAAATATGGAACATCACACCTTCATCAGTATCGTCAACATAATGAACATTTACAAGCAAATCTACTTCCAAGTTATAACCAATTTAActtctttttctgttttcttttttctttatttatcttCAATTTGTTGACAAATTTTGCCTAATTGATGTCCTCAGCTTTGTCAAAATAATTCTTCAGTAGCTTCTTAAAATGATTGCACCACTTCAGCTACAAAAACAACCAACTAAAGGAAATCCTTAGAGCGTGATAGTAGGAACTAGCAATTGCACATATGAAACTTCTAGCCTAGAGAGTTCGATTGTACCTATGAAACTTATATATATGCCCAAATGGAGCTCACACACTAAAACCACCTGTAGCACCAGTGGCACCAATGAATTGTGAAAAGCTTAGATTGTCATTGACTACCTATGAAAACACCATCAACTAGAACATCCCAGACAGATGTCTAGATAACATAAAAAGTTTACATTAACCTTAGATGTATAGATAACATTAGTAAGTTTTTTAAGGCAAAGCAACAATTGAGACAATCTCGGGTGCTCACTCTGGCATCCTACACGACCCCAATCCTCACAAGGGTTTTAACCTATATCCTAGACTCTCGAGTTCCTAGTCGGGAGACACTAATGACTtgtattttggaattttcacaGTGTGGGCCCAAGCAATGACAACCATTCAGCATTGCACAATGACAATTTATGGCAATGGGTTAGCCTATGGTCGCTCAATGACATTCAAGGCAGAGTAACTCCATCCATCAGTTTgcttaatttcaaatttcaatgaaagcCAGAGAAGTGATCATGTGTTTTATGGGCCGATGATCAATAATGTCATCATTCcctctttttttgtacttagcCCAAAACTGCaaattgggtttttatttttgctcTTATGTCATGATTACACAAATAATTGGATAAAATTTTCATAGTTAAACATTTGCAGTTGTACCAATGTtctaaatttaaagaattttatgagttttaacAGCCAACTTTATTACAACAGTCAAGAGAAGCTCTAACTCAGCAAATGTAATTCAATGAAAATCTGGAATATAATTGTGGTAATATCCAAGTCAACCACCAAAACTATAGCGAATCCAAAAGGTGTGAATTATTAATAAGCTTCAacagttctaaaaaaaatttctattttaaagCTTTAATATTGAAGTATAAGGACTATCAAAGATTCAAACTCTccctaaaagaattatgagcagAAGTCTCGGCTAACCTGTTGAGCAAGACTCCAAAACGCATGTAAAGAAGCAGAAAGTGCAAAAAGAACGAAGAAGACAGTGAAGCAGAATTCACGCAAGGattagggaaagaaaaaaatttggaccATTTCTCGATTTATGCGTGTCATCCTTGCGCAGGGGCCATGCTAATCTTCTCTGTATCGTTCCAATTTTATCGGATGTCCCCGAAGGGACAAGCCTTGTACTCTCGCTCTTGCTTATAAACATAGATAGCTTTGTGTAACTAGACAATGTGGGATCAGTTGGTTCCTAACTAGGAGGCCCAATTTAGTGAGATTTTGGGCTTCCACACGTGTCAGCATGGCATCGTTGTAACTATTCTTGgatgttgagtttttttttttttaagtagtggGATACATTCTTTTGCACGCCCAATTTCCATGACTTGCTTGTAATTATGAGTGATCGACGAAAAGTAGCAAGTATATATGGGTAGAAACTGACAAGCACTCAAAGTTGCATGAGTTAGTAAATTGTGAAATTAAATGTGTCATTAGAATTATTCTTTAAGTAAATGTTGGTTATATACTAATGTGATTTTATTGAAGAGCAATTATATATACACTAGtaaaatcataatatttttaacaacaaTTAAGTTTGCAAGATTTTATTAGTTCTTATTTAGATTCAcaattgacatcacttttttacttactactaTTGATTTGTCATATAAGtgaatgtgaaattttttgtgtttatagactctctttattgaaaaatacaaaaccaacaCTTGAAACAAGAGTAATTACTAATTATCTAGGGGTTGGCAGCTAGAAACTAAGGGTACACTGTATGTGATTTTAGGCACTCATAATGATGTCGTGGAAGCTTGAAGAAAGCAAACATGATGCTCTCTTTGATGGACAGAAATTAAACTGTTAGTTCCTAGGTAGTAGACCTTGAGTCCACAAGGGGTTCCTTGAATTCACAAGGAGATTAACTGGAATCCACCagagaaaaattggaaaaaaaactatcattttattgataataatctGATCTGCCTCTGACGGCtagaaaacatataaatacatcTAAAACCTTAATTCACACTAATTACACGATTAGGTAACAAAATAccgaaatttaccaaaaatggcaaatttgagttaaatacaaaatcataaactactaACCTTAAGGGTCGTCCCAAAACTAGTAGAGCCTTATTCTGACTTTTGagcaaaaagttattaaggaaacaaAAGTTACTATAAATGGCAAAATCGCAGTTTTCAGGCCTAAATGAAGGAATTCGCCATTTCCAAGGGGTACTTCACGGTAAAGCCATGACTATTGCCAGAATGCCATTTCACTTTAGCCTACTAAATTTCAAGCAATTCCAACTCTAAGACCCATGATATGTACTAGTGCCTTTTTACCTTGCACGATGATTTCAGGTGCGCGTGAGAGTCTAGGAAGGACATGGCGGTTTGTTCTACATCACATAAAAGTACAAATTCAATGTATAGTATatatcaaaaatttctaaaaacacaatttctatgattttaaaaaattgaacgTTCAAAGAACCGAAAATGGGTCCAGTTCTCAATTTTTACCAATTGAACATGCAGTTTTCACAGTTGAACTATCAGTTTTTACTAGACCATTTTTGTGTCCGATTCCTGGTTAAAACAGTTCAATCGATCGGTCTGGTCCAGTTTCTAAACCATGAAAATTTTTGACATATTCTATTGAGGTAATTTATTATTGGATAATTACTTCTACATAAATCACTTGTATTcgattatttaaacaaatttatatatatatatatatatatatatatatatatttaaaaaatgaagcgtaacatttattgttgttatattCCTATTGAGCCACTTCATCCGCCATGTGATTGGTGACATCATTATTCTAtttcttattcattttttaactttaatttttttttataatattaaatatataaatatattaacttTACAAATTCATCCTAGGaaattttaactttacatataattttgcatttacatttcatctactttaatttatttttataactgaaaattaaaattaatgaagaataaaaaatcttttttttttaattgtctttAAAAAGGTATTTACAAGTCTATCTTAATCATTGATTGTTGGAAAGATAAAACCTAACAATTGCCCCCACAAGAGGGTCTAAATCAAGTATGTTATAAATATCCTACTAGATCAAGTTTGTACCTCCATTATCCTATTATTGACAAATTCACATGTGTTCCTTGatgtaagtatttttttttttatcattttatttacaatactaaATGCTCTTAATCAATTCTGTTTTTGTTGACCCgatttgggaaaaaaatcatattataatatgttgaattttgtattgttatcaaattttagtttatttggaaaacaacaGAATGGTGTGAACAATATAAAGAAGAACAGTTTGTACAGTTGAAAAAGAAGGTCTCTGCAATTTTCTTTCactatttgtaaatattttgtttaacaaattagCAGCAAATTATTACGTCTTTGTTATATGATGTTTCAAGATGCTTGAGtaattgttttaagtgtttacgaatattttatattgCTCTTCCTCTTCCTTATATTATTAGTGTATTCTCtgatatttttaagaaaacaaatttaattttttggttaaaattatttatttatctatttattattcaaatgtTGGATTAAATGTTAGATTAGATTATGATAGTATTTAcacaatactttttttaaaaaaaaatcttcttttttcaaaaaatttctcaattttttccctttggaATTGTACTCttgattatttatttctttatatattgttaaggaAAAAGAGTTACAATCATCATGTATAAAGTTACAACCAGCATTTTCACTCGGGAACAACCACATATTTCTATTGTGTGATTTCAAAGccttattgaaaattttgaatttgattatgtATTGGATATTTGGCTTGATCACATCACATCTAACATGTTCTATATATTTGGGAGAATGAGTTTGACTTTgatgtgggttttatttttccctttctttttttatttttaattgtagttttgttaagttttattaaaaaatttagatacatttttggtgttttggatggTAGGGCGGAAAAAAATAGGTTTAaacttttactaaaaaattaagGCCAGGGGATTACCTTTTTTTTCATATCTATATTCTCTGTTGAAAAATGAAGACTAAGACAAGAGTTTCATGGAAAATAGAAAAGCCCTATCTCGAATTTTAACCGATGACTTATGCCTATATTCTTAGTTTTGAAGAGCGTGACTCTACCGCTTAGTTTAAAGGGCCCATTTGAATTCAATTCATGAATTAGTCcattttgaatttattgaatttaaaaagaCTTTCGAGCCTTTGTTACGACACAGAAGAACTAAATGGTTCAAATGAAATccaatgagaaaaaaaatgggtaAGCTGTACAcctagtttttagttttcttggGATTGTAGTATTTTCGATAACATGCCTTTtgaattcttgaaaaaaaaaaaattgtattgttttcattttggtacaacataaattattttattatattttttatattcctataataaatgaaaatatgatttattaaacacattattatttattaaattagtccaaattgcaaaaaataaatttaatgagatcaccttaaaaaattatcacacaCAACAAGTGGCTTCACGCTAGTTCTTGAACACCTCCATTACTGACACTATAGTTTTTCCCCATTTGcaagaaaaaggaggaaaatagAAGATAACCTACTGCCACATCTTGTTAACTATAAAGGACCAGACTAACAGGATTTTGAAAGTAGTTTCCAATTCCCATTGATTATGAAATtccagaaaaaaatagtatgcTTTACTTgtattcaattttcaattttccataccattcaattcattttcttaaaatgaaaaGCAAAGCAGATTGGGGAAATATCTATAAGTAATCTAAAGTTAAGACAACTGGGCAAAAAATGCACGAGTAAATTTTTCTAAACGTACAGTCGTACACAGATCACCTAATTGCCAATGCAAACCAATTTGATTCTGTGTACATTCAGAATTAACATTCAAGAAGCTTCATAAAAACATTTCTCAAGAATGAAATCGCAGAATTGAGAATTCAATAAGAAACCAGCTTTCAATTGTCCAAATTCAATTATTAATACTCTCAATAGCCAAATTGAAGCAGATCTATTACAAAACACAATCACCATTATTATCACCAACAACTTCCACCTCAACAAATGTATATATCGAAGGGAGGGAAAGAAACAGCAcatgttgagagagagagagagaggagtcaGAATCTCTAAAACTGAATTCAttcactaaaaattaatttcaatacAAGAGGTCTGTAAAGGAAAGAAGCCTGTGTTGTAAACTGCAAACTTCCACTATAGCAACCAGGCCAcctccaaaaaataagaaaaaatacaaagccCATCTAAGAAAAAATACAAGCCCATCTTTGCAGATGTCATCAATGGAGGGATAAAAAAAGAGCATGAGGTCTGACACTCTATAAAGAATTCATTCCTTGAAAAATACTTTCAAGACAAGTGAATTTTAGTGTATTGCACTAGCAGTTTGCTCTAACCAAAGAAGTAAAATTAAACTTGATAAGTGGCTTCTGGGCACCGTATGAAGCAGGTACTACATTAGAGGATGGTGCAGTGGGCTCAAGTTCCTCTACCCCTCCATCGTTCCTGAAGATATTAGAGCAATCTCTCCCTGTAGCCACTCCTTGCCCTACCCCTTCATTCTCGACCCTTGTTCCttcaccaaaatttttttgggcttcacCCATTGATTGTGCGTCATCTTGAAATCTGTCATGTTCTTCGGAAGAACCTTGCTGGCACACAGATGGAGCAGGAACAATATCAGAAACAAGGATCACATCTGCAGTAGAGCTTGATGAACCACTGACAGAAGATGAAGCTCCCACTGGTGGGCTAAATTTGAAAGACCCTTCATTTCCTAAACAACTTTGTGAACAATCCTCAATAGGACATCTTGCAGTGATTGAACTATCATCTAATTTAGCTTCCACTGCCAAAGGTGTATTCTTAGTCCCTGCCACAGAATCAAATTTTCTCAACTTATGGCATGTGATAGATTcatctatttttctcttctttccatCACCAGCTTCATCAACTTCAGCAGCAGCGCCATTTTCCCTGGCTCTCTTCGGACGAGCAGGCCTCACTCCACCAGGAAAGACAAACAGCGGAATATTATTGCGTTTTATGTGACATACGCCAATCCACATCCCAGGCTTTTTAAAGGTGTACATCCCCACCATGTTCTTAAATTCCTCAACAGTAAACCTTATATCAAACGGTCCACCTTCCTGAGCACAAACCCCTGGTTTCCGCTGCAAGCCCATAAAAAAACAACGATGGAATCGTTTGGATTTGTCCAAACATTCACCAGGATGTGGGTGGCACTGTAGCATCCCTCTTGTATCTTTCTCAATCTTTGAAGTCAGCAAACGAAGCCGGGATTCAACCCATCCTTGCCAATTCATTAAATCAACATCCTTCCGAGCAGTAATATCTATCTGCAGATAGTTCTTATATgcttcaaagaaaagaaaacgcTCAAAAAGAGTATTCCAGCCAGTCACACTTGCATCCATTGCCTCACAAATATTGTTTCCCCTCTGAAATTCTTGCTGCATAATACACAGTGTACTTGAAGACACATTGTAACTGGAGTTGATGCAAGGATATACCGGTGTGATTATGGGCATTAAATCGTTCCTGTCTCTGAAATTTCTTCTAGGATCCCAAGACGGAAGCACCAAAGATCCTCCTTCAATGGGACATAGCAAAACAGGATTAGGCCACCGCCATTGGCTATACAGCTTGAAAAACCGAGAAACCAACAAACTAGGCAGTGCAGTTGGGTACAACTGGCATATCCGAGCAACCAGAATCGCCCAATTTATACCACCCAGAAACCCTGCAACATTCGAATAAACGCCACGCTGTTTAGCCCAATATCTTATGCATCTTAATGTCGTCTGAAAATTCTGGACATTAGGAACCATATGCAAGATCTTATCAGTAACTCTAGACCCATTAAGACTAAGCACACTCTTCTCATCCAAATCTTGCAGCAAAGTTGGCACAGAAAGATCCAAATCATCAGGAATAACCCACAACCCCAACTTTGCATAAAGAAGATCAATGGAAACCCCATCGAACTTAAACCTCATGACAGGAACATAAGCATCAGGGACAGGATGCAACTCTTGTACTTCAGGCAACTCAGCCAGCATCCTCTGAAGCTCACCAAAGAAATCTTCCTCCCGAGTAACATGCCTCGGCCCAACACACAGCGTGTCAATATCTGCACCAGGGCCGTTCACACCCAACCGATAAGACCCAAATGTAAAGATAACAGCATTGGCTTCTTCCACCATCTCCTCATTATACCCCTTAGCCTCAGTAACCTTTTTGACCCATGCTTTCACAATTTGGTCCAACCTTCCCAGCACCTCCTGCCTTTTCAGAGATTCTTCACCACTCTCGTATAACCCTGCATCCTCCATAAACTTCTGTAATTCCCAGGTCCTACTCATATCCAATTCAGCAGGCTGAGCAGTCGAAATCGGTTCCCACATTCCAATCCTAGGCGGCGGCGGTGGCAGTTGATTCAATTTGGGCATTGCCATTATGAATGTCTCTCTTTACAATATTATAGTAACTAAAATTTACCCAAacaagaaataagaagaagaaaaaaatactgaatatcgaaaaaaatttaacaatcggCAGAAAAATTCAATCAATATTCATTAATTTCATGAAAAAACCCTGTGGCCACAACAAAGTAATACAATTCGCTTGGCGTATATTCGAGAATTacagagaaaattaaaaacccagATACATATAAAAAGGGTACAACTATTATCAGTAGTCAAATTGatagaaaaattacaaagagaTATAGAGGTATAATGAAAACCCTAAAAGTGGGTATGCTTCAAGAAATACAAAACTGGGGTTTGATTAATAGTAATAGTAAACAATTTACAAGCACCTCTGGGGCTTTGGATCTCTCAAGGAAAGGGCTTTGGATCTCTCAAAgaaaggaaaccctaattgacaaacaaacaaacaaaaatcccTCTTTCGCTGTGACAACTTGGAGATCAGAAATTCTTGTTCGGCTTCGATTGAATTCTAGGGTTTCCGTTTGTGCTTGAGTTGGAGCGAGAACTCCAAGCGATCAAGGAAGATGGACACGTCAGCCGATTGTTGCTCTttcacacaaagagagagagaaatctttcttcttcttcttcgactCAAATTCagactcagagagagagagagagagagagatttgaaaattgaaaactgaaaatgagaACTCCGTTGGGTATTGGGAgtccttttattttgattgagGTCGGTGGAAGTGGAAATATCCCTCTTTATCAcgtcaaattaaaaaaataaaaatcaaggtCGGTggagttaaataatttttttttttttttttaaatcctagAAAACCCATTATAACAATCGTTcccattattaattaataatttctaataatttaagtaatttttttaataaaaatttagacGATTAAATTGGTTTATACTTTCTTCATTTATTAATCTAtagtattataataattttaaattaaatgtttacttattaaaaaaggGAGGGGAAAACTTTGGTAataagaattgaaatttttgtggCTCATTTTAGTCAAAATTGATATAATTGAGTATAATTAAAGAACTTATTGTAGTAAAGTgaaacatttatatttttaataaatttattagaaGTGCTTTCAAATGTCTTTACAATAAtgtgtattttatttaacttaattgataaaaaaaatttattaaataaaaaatctagaatTCAACCccacttacaccaaaaatttaCTTGGCATCTTGGCTTGATAATGAAAAACAATCATCATGGAGCAAACACCACAGATTGTGAAATTCTATTGTACCTCTCAAAAAaatctttacaaaaaaattattagcattGGACTTTAAATATTATGGTTAAACTTGGTATATGTCATATTCATATATGTAACATCCCGACCcaactttataattaaattatgtgtttaagtggt encodes the following:
- the LOC115973190 gene encoding nuclear poly(A) polymerase 1-like; this encodes MAMPKLNQLPPPPPRIGMWEPISTAQPAELDMSRTWELQKFMEDAGLYESGEESLKRQEVLGRLDQIVKAWVKKVTEAKGYNEEMVEEANAVIFTFGSYRLGVNGPGADIDTLCVGPRHVTREEDFFGELQRMLAELPEVQELHPVPDAYVPVMRFKFDGVSIDLLYAKLGLWVIPDDLDLSVPTLLQDLDEKSVLSLNGSRVTDKILHMVPNVQNFQTTLRCIRYWAKQRGVYSNVAGFLGGINWAILVARICQLYPTALPSLLVSRFFKLYSQWRWPNPVLLCPIEGGSLVLPSWDPRRNFRDRNDLMPIITPVYPCINSSYNVSSSTLCIMQQEFQRGNNICEAMDASVTGWNTLFERFLFFEAYKNYLQIDITARKDVDLMNWQGWVESRLRLLTSKIEKDTRGMLQCHPHPGECLDKSKRFHRCFFMGLQRKPGVCAQEGGPFDIRFTVEEFKNMVGMYTFKKPGMWIGVCHIKRNNIPLFVFPGGVRPARPKRARENGAAAEVDEAGDGKKRKIDESITCHKLRKFDSVAGTKNTPLAVEAKLDDSSITARCPIEDCSQSCLGNEGSFKFSPPVGASSSVSGSSSSTADVILVSDIVPAPSVCQQGSSEEHDRFQDDAQSMGEAQKNFGEGTRVENEGVGQGVATGRDCSNIFRNDGGVEELEPTAPSSNVVPASYGAQKPLIKFNFTSLVRANC